A genomic stretch from Desulfohalobium retbaense DSM 5692 includes:
- the tyrS gene encoding tyrosine--tRNA ligase produces the protein MERDMQEAVELIRRGSEEIINEEELLERLRGDRPLTIKAGFDPTAPDLHLGHTVLIQKLKHFQELGHNVVFLIGDFTGMIGDPSGKSETRKALTREEVRINAETYKRQIFRILDREKTRIAFNAEWMDSFSAADFVHLCSQYTVARMLERDDFAKRYQANKPISVHEFLYPLVQGYDSVALQADVELGGTDQKFNLLMGRTLQREYGQTPQVILTMPILEGLDGVQKMSKSLGNYVGIEEPAQDMFGKLMSISDELMWRYFELLSDLSLEAIAALQAQVASGELHPKAAKEQLAFEITERFHSTAEAEKAKANFANVFSQHQLPEDMPEIRIAPEEASVIATIDHSGLCASRAEIKRLCKQGAVTCDGEKVTAFGDMLAPGEHVFKIGKKRFFKAVVSEESQA, from the coding sequence GAACGGCTACGAGGCGACCGTCCCTTGACCATTAAGGCCGGCTTCGATCCCACGGCCCCGGATTTGCATCTTGGGCACACGGTCTTGATCCAAAAACTCAAGCATTTTCAAGAGCTCGGGCACAACGTGGTCTTTTTGATCGGAGATTTCACCGGCATGATCGGAGATCCGAGCGGGAAGTCCGAGACGCGAAAGGCCCTGACCCGCGAAGAGGTCCGGATCAACGCCGAGACCTACAAACGGCAGATATTCCGGATCCTGGACCGGGAGAAAACCAGGATCGCCTTCAATGCAGAGTGGATGGACAGCTTCAGCGCAGCGGACTTCGTCCACTTGTGCTCCCAGTATACAGTGGCCCGGATGTTGGAACGCGATGACTTCGCCAAACGGTACCAGGCCAACAAGCCGATCTCCGTGCATGAGTTTTTGTACCCCCTCGTTCAGGGCTACGATTCCGTAGCTCTACAGGCCGATGTCGAGCTCGGCGGCACGGACCAGAAATTCAATCTGCTCATGGGGCGGACTCTCCAACGGGAATACGGACAGACTCCGCAGGTGATTTTGACCATGCCTATTTTGGAGGGGCTCGACGGTGTCCAGAAGATGAGCAAATCCCTGGGCAATTATGTGGGCATTGAAGAGCCGGCCCAGGATATGTTCGGCAAACTCATGTCCATTTCGGACGAGCTTATGTGGCGGTATTTCGAGCTGCTATCCGATCTGAGCCTGGAGGCCATTGCCGCCCTGCAGGCACAGGTGGCTTCTGGTGAACTCCACCCGAAAGCGGCCAAGGAACAGCTCGCCTTTGAAATTACTGAACGGTTCCACTCCACGGCTGAGGCCGAAAAGGCTAAAGCCAATTTTGCCAACGTCTTCAGTCAGCACCAGCTGCCTGAGGACATGCCCGAGATCCGGATCGCCCCTGAAGAAGCCTCGGTTATTGCGACCATCGACCACAGCGGACTGTGCGCCTCCCGGGCCGAAATCAAGCGGTTGTGCAAACAGGGGGCTGTCACCTGCGATGGAGAGAAGGTCACGGCGTTCGGGGACATGCTTGCCCCTGGTGAGCATGTCTTCAAGATCGGCAAGAAACGGTTCTTCAAGGCGGTGGTCAGCGAGGAGTCCCAGGCGTGA